A section of the Lates calcarifer isolate ASB-BC8 unplaced genomic scaffold, TLL_Latcal_v3 _unitig_2414_quiver_2368, whole genome shotgun sequence genome encodes:
- the LOC108892760 gene encoding uncharacterized protein LOC108892760 isoform X1, giving the protein MKTPSVSLLLGVSVLLLSGLTVSAVSLNVSPNRLQFFEGESVSLRCEGQVVSDGQTVKRTRGGQTEDCGPASGFGRFDGSSCIISGLSVSDSGGYWCEDRADQINISVINTVTDKAGVPVILEIPALPVMTGSDVTLRCRDKDNNRFKAFFFRDGKDLGSGPDGELTLSKVQQSHEGLYWCYRNKGVDSPQSRLRVRVVAALGSLVLLVLVLVGLVRWRNQLTSCLCSGWTPTSCLCCAGLFLLTAAGVSVLLLSGLTVSAGEETASCVPVVRLFCHLVVFCPYCICSVLLVLICCSRKTGNKAAVSMETTPPVGGGGEDEQYDDITADVTTEHEL; this is encoded by the exons ATGAAGACtccgtctgtgtctctgctcctcg gtgtgtctgtgctgctgctgtctggactgactgtttctgcag TCTCTCTGAATGTCAGTCCAAACCGTCTCCAGTTCTTTGAAGGAGAGTCCGTCTCTCTGAGATGTGAGGGACAGGTGGTCTCTGATGGACAGACAGTAAAGAGGACCAGAGGAGGACAGACTGAGGACTGTGGACCAGCTTCAGGATTTGGGAGGTTTGATGGTTCCTCCTGTATCATCTCTGGTCTCAGTGTCTCAGACTCTGGAGGTTACTGGTGTGAAGACAGAGCTGATCAGATCAACATCAGTGTCATTAACACAGTAACTGATAAAGCAG gtgtTCCAGTTATTCTGGAGATCCCTGCACTTCCTGtgatgacaggaagtgatgtcactcTGCGCTGtagagacaaagacaacaacagatTCAAGGCTTTTTTCTTCAGGGATGGTAAAGACCTTGGATCTGGACCTGATGGAGAACTCACCCTCAGTAAAGTCCAACAGTCTCATGAAGGTCTCTACTGGTGTTACAGAAACAAAGGTGTTGACTCTCCTCAGAGCagactgagggtcagag tcGTAGCAGCTCTGGGTTCTCTGGTtctcctggtcctggtcctggttggTCTTGTGCGGTGGAGGAACCAGCTGACCTCCTGTCTGT GTTCAGGATGGACACCgacctcctgtctctgct GTGCAGGCCTGTTCCTGCTGACTGCTGCAG gtgtgtctgtgctgctgctgtctggactGACTGTTTCTGCAGGTGAGGAAACAG cctcctgtGTCCCTGTAGTGAGACTCttctgccatctagtggtctTCTGTCCGTACTGCATCTGCTCCGTCCTGCTGGTGTTGatctgctgcagcaggaagacaggaaacaaagcagCCGTCTCCATGGAGACGACCCCAcctgttggaggaggaggagaggatgaacagtatgatgacatcactgctgatgtcacCACTGAGCATGAGCTGTGA
- the LOC108892760 gene encoding uncharacterized protein LOC108892760 isoform X2, producing MKTPSVSLLLGVSVLLLSGLTVSAVSLNVSPNRLQFFEGESVSLRCEGQVVSDGQTVKRTRGGQTEDCGPASGFGRFDGSSCIISGLSVSDSGGYWCEDRADQINISVINTVTDKAGVPVILEIPALPVMTGSDVTLRCRDKDNNRFKAFFFRDGKDLGSGPDGELTLSKVQQSHEGLYWCYRNKGVDSPQSRLRVRVVAALGSLVLLVLVLVGLVRWRNQLTSCLCSGWTPTSCLCCAGLFLLTAAGVSVLLLSGLTVSAGEETVRLFCHLVVFCPYCICSVLLVLICCSRKTGNKAAVSMETTPPVGGGGEDEQYDDITADVTTEHEL from the exons ATGAAGACtccgtctgtgtctctgctcctcg gtgtgtctgtgctgctgctgtctggactgactgtttctgcag TCTCTCTGAATGTCAGTCCAAACCGTCTCCAGTTCTTTGAAGGAGAGTCCGTCTCTCTGAGATGTGAGGGACAGGTGGTCTCTGATGGACAGACAGTAAAGAGGACCAGAGGAGGACAGACTGAGGACTGTGGACCAGCTTCAGGATTTGGGAGGTTTGATGGTTCCTCCTGTATCATCTCTGGTCTCAGTGTCTCAGACTCTGGAGGTTACTGGTGTGAAGACAGAGCTGATCAGATCAACATCAGTGTCATTAACACAGTAACTGATAAAGCAG gtgtTCCAGTTATTCTGGAGATCCCTGCACTTCCTGtgatgacaggaagtgatgtcactcTGCGCTGtagagacaaagacaacaacagatTCAAGGCTTTTTTCTTCAGGGATGGTAAAGACCTTGGATCTGGACCTGATGGAGAACTCACCCTCAGTAAAGTCCAACAGTCTCATGAAGGTCTCTACTGGTGTTACAGAAACAAAGGTGTTGACTCTCCTCAGAGCagactgagggtcagag tcGTAGCAGCTCTGGGTTCTCTGGTtctcctggtcctggtcctggttggTCTTGTGCGGTGGAGGAACCAGCTGACCTCCTGTCTGT GTTCAGGATGGACACCgacctcctgtctctgct GTGCAGGCCTGTTCCTGCTGACTGCTGCAG gtgtgtctgtgctgctgctgtctggactGACTGTTTCTGCAGGTGAGGAAACAG TGAGACTCttctgccatctagtggtctTCTGTCCGTACTGCATCTGCTCCGTCCTGCTGGTGTTGatctgctgcagcaggaagacaggaaacaaagcagCCGTCTCCATGGAGACGACCCCAcctgttggaggaggaggagaggatgaacagtatgatgacatcactgctgatgtcacCACTGAGCATGAGCTGTGA